The genomic stretch tataacgaaaaaaatatataattaaaaaaacatatggaAGTGTGTTTATTAcctgtatacatacatacctatatgtGTATCTTGTCCATTATCTAGTACCAATCAAAATTAGCATTTATTACTACGTATAACGTATTGATTGGTTCATCATGTTCATATCTGCAATCAATAGTGTTTCTACAGAATATCTCCATTAGGTAAATCCCGATTTAGaccatgcaagttgcattacatcgcagactattaagggacaatgaattcagttgatcaaacaaataccgcaatatAGTGAAACTTGTATGCAAGTTCTCGCATTGTCTAAATGGGGCTTAAGTCTATAGACATTCACTGACGCTTGCAAGTCATTCTCACTATAGAAATAATTTGGTTATGTTTTGATAAGACTTAAGTATATTGATTACGGTATTATAAAAACCCgtagaatatattttttgtgcaataatgtcTTTAAAATCAAACAGTCTTTATTAATTAACAGTAACTGGAAATATTTCTATAGCAGGGataaagagatttttttttaaatcgtatcGTAGTCATGTTGTTCTTTTAGAAATGGacaatcattatcattataatatcCAAATTAGCTGTTTTCAGACATGGCGAGCGAAAATCCAAAAGTGCTAGTGAAGGAAGGTTGGCTCGCGAAGGCTTGCGGTGCGACCTGTATTGTATGCttgtgtattttcccgttcacaaaatacgtctcgatcgcgttcgcgttaaaatcttaatttgtatggaaacacgtttgcgcaacaacttttgtgagtgtaggtttgctacgtaaactatttcatccgcgtatcgtaacgaaaacgggtgacgacgccgccgcaccgtggacatgtggcggctacgtatcgacgatcgaacgctcgatttacgtctttgAATActtagtaaacgaatgttttgtgaaaacgccacactagaggcactggTCACGGGAAACGGGAGTTACTACAGCTTCAAGGCGATACCGTACGCTGCTCCTCCTGTACGCAACCTGAGATTCAAGGTACaccaaggggctgtttcaccatccactgattagtgttaactgacggttaaatgtgatgccgtctctatttgtttagttcgaatagacagagatcgcatcacatttaaccgtcagttaacactacaacaaggatttcgtattgtgatttttctaaggatttcgtattgtgtacggaatgttccaagtttaggtaagtatattttataccttaggctgctatttactcttaaacaactaataattctccagAAATCTTAgccattataattttccttgtacataagatatacttactacctggTTGAGTGACTTATCctgagtttttcaaatttttccaccctacAATTTAGATTtgagagggggggacgctcgattttattgaaaatttgcactttaaagttgaatatttcgcaaacagatcactgaatcgaaaaaaccTCTGCAAAATCCCGCAACGGTTTTAAAAGCTctttccaacgatacctcacactattgggttagtcgagaaaaaaaacaccccccactttacgtctataggaggtaacTACCCTAAAAGATTTCCGCGGGCCGCAGAGGCGAAGCTGCAAGCAGCAGCTAGTTTTAGATAATTTCCTCATTAATTAGGATATTATTTTAGCTGTTTATTTCCTAAGTAATTATGTCACGGCCGTGTTGCTTatctgaataataataaatcgctTGTTGAGTAGGTAGGTGGGCCATTCTACTTTTAAGTAACCATTAATGTTTTGTGAAATATAAGGCATACCTAGTGATTATTAACAAGtgtaaataactgaaataactaaatttaatcTTTCAAAGCAAAATAACTctaaatttaaagaaattttgtgcaaaaaattGGTAACTCACCGGAAAATACaccaattttcatacaaatggcGGAGATTTGCATGTCCACTGCGTTACCTACTTTATAGATAATAATGATTACTTTTTAAACGTAGTGATAATTTTAAATGGAAGCTTAATTATGTGcctatttaaatgtttaatgataAAACCGAGCACATtaccatttttgtaaaaaaaatatttgaagagcACATTACAAAAAATGACTGGTCAACGAAAATTAGAATGACCCAGGTACATACGAATACATGTCGTACATCACAGCTATGTTCGTAATTACTTAATTGTGATTCAGAGTAGGTACAGCTAGCATGCTTAATTTTGTTCCATATTTGTGTTATCCACCATTATTGGGTCTCGGGATAATCAAATGTGGGTTATTTATTATCGTTAGTATTTCAGCATAACACTGTAACATATAACGATGATTAATTTAATGGTAGCAACGAAAACACATAACTCCCAtaagtattatgtatgtataaaaacAATTGGTGTctaattaaattacctatttacatactcttaatttttttcatctacaaacacaaacatcttGATAATTGGGCAcctaaaaggtaaaaaaataattattgtgttAGATAATAATGTGTATTTTATGAGTACCTACGTATTCAGTATTAAATCCTgtgttaaataatgaaatttttcGGCTTCACAGTTTCAGTTATAATATAGCCAGGTCCTATGCCCAAAAATACTCACCAAAATAAACATTGAGACATCTGTTTTGTTCAGTAGATAATAATGAACAATTGTCCTTGTGACCTACTTTTCATCTTATTTTTGCAAACCATACCCCAACAAAAGGGGAAAAGTTCAGTGATCGGTCACAAACGGTCACAGGGCGTGCGCGCACACGATCGCGAATAAATGTAATCGTCGCAAAATAATACGCGACTAACTGCTCTAAAATTGTCCTCTAATTGCGCAGCTGCAACATCCTGCGCTTCTGGCTCGTTGCTTTGCTTTTATTGTGCACCCGGTGACACACAAACCACAATCCCCGCCAACCAACTAATAGGCAACATGCTCTCAGCACTGATCATCTTAGCATTATCAACAAGCATTACCAATGCCCAAATCGACGGTGAATTCTGGTGGCTCAAAGACAAACTCGCTGAAATTAAGGGTGTGAAACCAGATCCTGTGAAATATGAAGAAGTAAGTGAGTTTGAAAATGATGAAACTGACAAAGTTGTGTTTCGTGATAAAAATACGGCTGATGATGGCACTAGTGATCGTGCTAACGGATGGAACTTTCGCTTTCAAGATCATACGCAACTCACGTGGCCTGACGAACGCCGTGCCAAAGCTACAAAAGTACAAAGTACAACAACTAAACCCAGCGAAAATAATGACGATGTGCTGAATTTTAAATTTCCTGATAGCGATAATTATATTTGGAAGGATGTCATAAATGCAAGTAGAAAAAATGTGCCTAGCAATAGCACCACagacaacacaacaaaaaataaaacaattttaattactgATAATGTAACATTCAAAGTTTATAAACAAGAGACAACACAGGTtcaaaatatatgtacatatttgaAGAAAAGTGAATGTAAACGAAGAAACGGACTTATCTACGTTAAACGTGAAGGGTAAGAAAGATAAGTTTCCTTAGGTGCTTAGACGGATGTTGGATAGTGTGTTCCTTAATTTGCCTTTTATATTTCTAGGCAAATTCCGAAGAAACCTGCGACTGAATCTCAATTTATTTGTTGCATTCTTCCTTTACCCAGTGATAAACCAAGCCAAATTTATTTTGCTGATGACAATCTTGTAAACCAGCGTTTCAAACGGTCTACGAATAATGGTGACAGCATGTCGTCTGCTTTGAAGCAAAGAAATGCGCTAATGCTCCGTAAATTTGCAATTCCAAAACGTAATTTAAAAGCTCCAATGTCTACTATGGCTACAAAAGTAACTCAAAAAATAGTCACTCCTGAAGACGATTACGTAGACCCGTATGCAAATATCAAAACGTCTAACTTTAAAAACCAGTATGTACCCAACAATCCTTATCAGGTCACGAGCACTCAGTACGAATACGGCAATCAAGATTATGTAGAAGATTACATAGTAGAGTTGCCAAGGCCCGGCCTGGTTGGTCTGTATTCAGATCACGGACATGGTTCCACCTGGACTTTTGGCGGAGGGAAGACCGATTCTCCATACGGTACAATAGATGACACAGATCTTGTAGAAGATGATCCAGCTCCTGGTTATTCAACGTTTGACCCTAGATTAGGTTAATACCGTATTCATAAAAAGCTAATATTTTTACTGTATGGATTTAAgacgaatattataaattaaacattaattttacTTACAGTTGACCGCAAAGTTACTGGAATATCCAAATCCTCAACGCAAAAGCCAATGAAGTTTTCAACTGATGATTCAGACGAATTTTCGTATGACTCACAAAGCCAAACTGTTAATTTCCACTCGAATCCAGACTTTCAGGTCCTACGAGGCTTTAAACTTCTAAACTTTTTTAGAAACACGAGTAGAATTTACTCTAAAAATGGTAGAAAAACTACTACAACGGAAAGAGTAAGAGACAGTTCTGAGTGCATCAACACACAACCAGTATTAGTACAATCAAGTGAAGAAGCTTTTTACGATGATGTTTTTGATGTAAACGATGGAATATTCAAAGAATGCGGCAAAGCTGTGAAGGATCCTTTAAAAGACTGCGAACACGGTAAGAATAATTTAAGTAAAGGAATGCTTCACGCTACattcattttaaaaagttttttatttaacttacaatgtTCATAATGTAGGAATGTAAATTGTCTAGTCAAATTATACCCACTTCcgtagatgacaatgcaagtaggtagagtcagcaaaaagccttattaacaaaatttttttttggaaaaattttAACTATTTCTACAGACAAGCAGATGGGAGAAGCGGACATAGGATCTCATCCATGGCTCGCACTAGCAGTTCTTACGAAAAGCCCACAGAGTATTTTGTGTTACGCCGCTTTAGTGCATCCTCGGGCTGCAGTTACTGCTGCTGATTGCGTTTATGGGTAAAATAAATCGTTATTTCAAAATGTTCTTGCACtgaagtttcatcatcatctcatctatATACATGTGGCTTACATTATATACGTCCCAGTACAGAGCACAGGTCTAGCCTcaaaatgagaaggcttgggccgtagtgccCACGCGGACCCAATGctgatgggaacttcacacaccaacACTAAATTTATTCGCAGGTAAAAAATAGGTTACCACAAATTCACTGAAGATACCAGATGGGAACTCGTGCATAAAACCTTTATATAGATATTATGTGTGAAGTAAAAGAAATTGTTCACATTTATGCGATTTCAATATCGGTTAAGTTGCCCGTAGTTACTGAGTCGGCGTGGATACGACGACAGCCAGCGGCGTCCCATTGTGATACCATCATCTGGGATGATGAAAATCCATACGTAAATTCCacgtatttgtttatttgcttTTGCTTCGATTTTCAGCAGGACCTCATCAGGAGAAGTGACCCTCCTAGCTGGGATATGGGACTTGGAAGACAGTGAGAGCATACGTTCTCAGCAACGTATGGTGTCGATTCACATAGACCAGCAGTACAAACCTGGGAATCTGGCCCACAATTTGGCAATGTTGGTAAGAAAGGATAATCATAAATTAAACCACAGTTAGGTTAAAATTATCACACATCTTTATTGCTGTTGTGATTATCTAAATGGCaaatagcttgtaaaaaaaaagtttggatatttttttgtttgtaagttCGTTGctgattttcattatttttttatgattttagcACTGGAAGCGCCCTTTGAGTTTGGGTGTGAACGTACAGCCTGCGTGCATAGCGGATCCACACGTTGGTGACGAATGCAAATTGGTGGGATGGGGCGGCTACGATCAAGGTATGGGGTATGGGTAAGATTCGTATTGATGTTACAACGAATTcagttaatataaattaataatataattaagttatttatattCAATTATATCGCATTTACGACTCTAGgacagtaggtaagtaagtaaaagtgtagtaaatatttttgttaggcAACGCAGAATGAGAGAAGCGTGAATTAGGCATGACTTCGGATACAACATCAACATCCTCGCGGCATCGTTGTATACAAGCTTTATCAATATAGGTTAGGTATAAATAAGTATTAGGCAACCCAAAGGGAAACGAACTACTTGTTATGGCGCCATGTCAATAGCTAGGATATTAATCAAAGCTTGTTACCTAAAGCCATCAGAACCCGGCCTCGTTGGCAGCGCGCGTCGATCCTGACACCTCGGCAATGCAACGAGCGCCTCTCATCTTCCAACCGGCGCGTCACTCTTCCACCTGATACGTTCTGCGCTTCTGTCGAGGCCAAAACAACCGTGGTAAGAGCTATAAAGATTGACGCGACTGTTTTAGCCGATCAAAAAtgcgaaaaagacgtcttccACTTGATACACGGCGATCAGCGTTGACCTGAATCGatcaatcgttttttttttcgccctTATTGCGTGTATATAAAGCGTTAAAAGCCTAAAGCCGATTCCGGGTCGAAAGGTTTGGGTCTCCCCAAAGAAACTTCGATGTTGCGATTTAGGACTTGTAGTTATATTTTCTCACTAGATAGCGCTAGGTGTCGCTACAGTTTGTCAAGCTAATCCGGACTTCAGTGTTGAAACATGCCCTTAACccctggtacagtcgagttcataaacttgtgagcaaaaatttgagcATAAATacctgaacacgcttctacgccgttaacaatagtcgtgttcagatatttttgatcaaatttttgctcacaagtttatgaactcgactgaaTGCTTAGGACACGGACCCGCGCCAAAAAggctaactttttttaatataaccCTTTCGAACCcgccgagtatgaaaagagttacgacaatggactttatgtaTGTGTTTGTGATTATTAAAGCAGATGAGagttcaatgtatttttttagttctcGCATACGAGGGGTTCATCCCTGTACCTACGAGTAATACACTATTATAATGTAGACAGGCGTCGGGGGCCCGTTGACATGCAGCGCGGGCGGGCGACACGCCGTGGTGGGGGTCGCGGTGTGGCGGGACAGtgcgctgctgctgctgcctgCGCATGAGTGGGCCGCGCGCGCAGCCGCCGCGCTGCGCATACGATGAATGATTATGCACGATGTGAGTAGGTAGCGTTATGGCTTTTTTAAACCCAACCAGCGATCCTGGCTGAA from Choristoneura fumiferana chromosome 7, NRCan_CFum_1, whole genome shotgun sequence encodes the following:
- the LOC141429725 gene encoding uncharacterized protein isoform X1 yields the protein MLSALIILALSTSITNAQIDGEFWWLKDKLAEIKGVKPDPVKYEEVSEFENDETDKVVFRDKNTADDGTSDRANGWNFRFQDHTQLTWPDERRAKATKVQSTTTKPSENNDDVLNFKFPDSDNYIWKDVINASRKNVPSNSTTDNTTKNKTILITDNVTFKVYKQETTQVQNICTYLKKSECKRRNGLIYVKREGQIPKKPATESQFICCILPLPSDKPSQIYFADDNLVNQRFKRSTNNGDSMSSALKQRNALMLRKFAIPKRNLKAPMSTMATKVTQKIVTPEDDYVDPYANIKTSNFKNQYVPNNPYQVTSTQYEYGNQDYVEDYIVELPRPGLVGLYSDHGHGSTWTFGGGKTDSPYGTIDDTDLVEDDPAPGYSTFDPRLVDRKVTGISKSSTQKPMKFSTDDSDEFSYDSQSQTVNFHSNPDFQVLRGFKLLNFFRNTSRIYSKNGRKTTTTERVRDSSECINTQPVLVQSSEEAFYDDVFDVNDGIFKECGKAVKDPLKDCEHDKQMGEADIGSHPWLALAVLTKSPQSILCYAALVHPRAAVTAADCVYGRTSSGEVTLLAGIWDLEDSESIRSQQRMVSIHIDQQYKPGNLAHNLAMLHWKRPLSLGVNVQPACIADPHVGDECKLVGWGGYDQAIRTRPRWQRASILTPRQCNERLSSSNRRVTLPPDTFCASVEAKTTVTGVGGPLTCSAGGRHAVVGVAVWRDSALLLLPAHEWAARAAAALRIR
- the LOC141429725 gene encoding uncharacterized protein isoform X2, translating into MLSALIILALSTSITNAQIDGEFWWLKDKLAEIKGVKPDPVKYEEVSEFENDETDKVVFRDKNTADDGTSDRANGWNFRFQDHTQLTWPDERRAKATKVQSTTTKPSENNDDVLNFKFPDSDNYIWKDVINASRKNVPSNSTTDNTTKNKTILITDNVTFKVYKQETTQVQNICTYLKKSECKRRNGLIYVKREGQIPKKPATESQFICCILPLPSDKPSQIYFADDNLVNQRFKRSTNNGDSMSSALKQRNALMLRKFAIPKRNLKAPMSTMATKVTQKIVTPEDDYVDPYANIKTSNFKNQYVPNNPYQVTSTQYEYGNQDYVEDYIVELPRPGLVGLYSDHGHGSTWTFGGGKTDSPYGTIDDTDLVEDDPAPGYSTFDPRLVDRKVTGISKSSTQKPMKFSTDDSDEFSYDSQSQTVNFHSNPDFQVLRGFKLLNFFRNTSRIYSKNGRKTTTTERVRDSSECINTQPVLVQSSEEAFYDDVFDVNDGIFKECGKAVKDPLKDCEHDKQMGEADIGSHPWLALAVLTKSPQSILCYAALVHPRAAVTAADCVYGTSSGEVTLLAGIWDLEDSESIRSQQRMVSIHIDQQYKPGNLAHNLAMLHWKRPLSLGVNVQPACIADPHVGDECKLVGWGGYDQAIRTRPRWQRASILTPRQCNERLSSSNRRVTLPPDTFCASVEAKTTVTGVGGPLTCSAGGRHAVVGVAVWRDSALLLLPAHEWAARAAAALRIR